In the Scatophagus argus isolate fScaArg1 chromosome 11, fScaArg1.pri, whole genome shotgun sequence genome, CATGACAGGATCATGGCTCTGCATGAAGCTTATGTAACACCGCGCTACCTGGTGCTTATCTCTGAGTACTGCAGTGGGAAGGAGCTGCTCTTCAGCCTCATAGACAGGTGAAGCCAAACAGCTGACAAGCCGATAAGTTGGTGGTTTGTCTGATGTGAAATCATTATTTGGATTCTCATTCACTCTGGGCAGAATTTATAAAGAAACTGCCTGAAATATGCTTCATGGAGTCCTCTGTCAAGCTGTTGTGTGTATTCCATGTTTCAGGTTCCGTTACTCAGAAGATGATGTGGTGACCTATATTGTGCAGATCCTTCAGGGTCTGGACTACCTCCATAACCGACGCATCCTGCACCTGGACATCAAACCAGAGAACATCATCGTCACCTACATGAATGTCATCAAGATCATTGACTTTGGCAGTGCTCAGACTTACAACCCTCTCTTCCTCAAGCAGTTCAGCCCTCCAATAGGAACGCTGGAGTTTATGTGTAAGAGTCCTGTTTTTCACAAACCGCTGGGAACGTGCAATTGATGctactctttatttttttataactttttttttataacttataacttttttttatattaccaATTGGTCAAATGAGTATGTGTCATATGAAGGGTATGACAAACCTGCAAAAAATCATAACCCCTAAACTGCCTCAAATCTGGTGAGCTTTTTTGTATCTTTGagctcattattttggtttatgCCAAAAGAGAGGTAATAGGAGAGTGAAAATTACTTAGATTTaccaaacagaaacatgactccaaatgaatgccGATGTTGCTGTGTATATGCTGGATATCTAACTAAGTTAGCACAGTAGCCATAGCCCACTGAAAGTTCTTAACTTTAATTTGTGCTGTACTTCATTCCTTTAGTAAATGGGCATATAATGAGAAGTCATTAATTAAAAGTGTGTTCAGTGAATGTGCTCAGTAGCTGATGGTGTTAAGGAAAGGTACACAGAGAACTAAAACAATAGAATTCACTTAAATATTGCCACCATGTTATGTgtttgtggaggaaaaaaataaattgaagcATGAAGAGTGTAAATGACatatctttcttcctctgttgaTTTTAATAGCTTGTTCATATATTCTATTGATACAGATTTTCTGTAAGGACTGTTCATGTGGACAGTCTGTTTTTGTAGCTGCACTGGCTACAGAAACACAGGAGAATCATAAATTATGCATCTTATACATTCTAAAAGGTTATGCATAAGTCATTACATATGCAGATTCACTGGCTGTTAAGttgtgagctgcagtgtgttcagttctgtgtaaaacaaaaagggctgtgagtttttcctttcttcttcttgcagCTCCAGAGATGTTGAAAGGGGATGTTGTGGGCCCACCAGCTGACATCTGGAGTGTGGGCGTACTGACTTTTATCATGTAAGTGCTGCTTTCACACTCAGCAAGCCGTCTTTAAATAGCTTCATGTGAAATGAGGCTTATGGCTGAAAACTTATCTGCTGCATTTGCAttgatttaatttctttttacttGGCgtgtgtattgtattgtaattCATAACTAACCTAATTAACCTGCTTAATTTTAGTGCTCATTTTTGATATCTTGAGGAATCCATTGTGACTGTCAAAGCTTCCCTATGATTTTCCAGGTTGAGTGGCAGGTCGCCTTTCACTGAAATTGATCCTCAGGAGACTGAAGCTAGGATCCAGGCGGCAAAGTTTGACCTCTCTAAACTCTACCAGAATGTGTCCCAAAGTGCCTCTCTGTTTCTTAAAAAGATCCTCTGTAGCTACCCTTGGTAAGCTGAACCTTATTCCTTTTTGTAATTCCCATATCGTACAGAAGGTCTAATCTAGCTGCTTTATCTCTGATCTATCATTGCCTATTGCTGAAAACTAATTACACAGCAAAAGAAATTGTtgaatagataaaaaaaaaaaacatgcggCCAATTTTTCTCTGCTTAAGTATTTGGATCCTCACTGTCTGGTCTTCAACAGGGCCCGTCCCTCCATTAAGGACTGCTTCAATAACTCCTGGCTTCAAGATGCCTACCTGATGCGTCTTCGCAGACAGACACTCACCTTTACAACCACACGTCTCAAGGAATTTTTGGCCGACCAGCAGCGCAGGCGAGAGCAAGTGGCCACCAAGCACAAAGTTCTCCTGCGGTCCTACCAGAGCTCGCCACAAACCCCCAGCAGCCCCGCCACGCCAAATGTGCCAACCTCACTCACCACATCTGTCACCCAGTGAAAACAGGCTTCCAGTTGGCGGAACATTAACAGGGGCCGCGAGGTGGGGTGGTTGATTCAGGTTAAAGTTGTTGAACGTggtcagaagaaaaaaaaaagagataaactAGAGAAACAGAGACTGTGATCTGCAGAGACGtcacctctttttcttttctggttcTGAAGGAGAATCTCAAGGAATTCTTTCACACCAGAGGGAACTCTTCGTTACAAGAGCCTGACTGCATTTTTATATGATGGACCTTGTTCATATAAGGCAGGATGTTGTCTTCGAGTTAGTACCTCAAACTGTCTTTCTTACTGTCAACTCTGCAGTGATTAGAGGGGACACAAATTAATACATAAGTGCCCCACAGTGAAAGGCCTAAGATTACTTAAATAGAGTTTAAAAAGTTGTTTCATTGAGTACAACTCATTTACAAGATTCCAAAATAATGAATACTTTATTAGAGGAAATGTACAATTTTCAAAACAAGGAGGGCTAATACAATTGCAGCACCTCTACTATATCATTCTGTAGTCTCATGTTTATGTTTCCTGACCAGAAGTTCATTCTATTATATCTCTAAAAACCGAATCAAGATTGAATCGAAGCAGACTTATTTGAGCTACAGTACCAGAGTTTTTATACTGCTGTAGCATCTCAGTGATTGTCAAGACTGTAGCAGTTGAagttccttttttgttttggctttataaaatgtatattGAGTTCAGAGGATACATCAAAAGATTCTCTGCAAGGGCTAAGAAAAGGACTCAGCACAAATTCTTCCCTAATCTTATGAAACAGGATAGTAACTATTCTTTTGTTCTCAaaagcagaatttatttttttaatttgtttgcttCATGCAGAACTGTGTTGGCTGCTTGGCAGGCACCGGTTCCTTCATCACAAATAAGCTAACAACCATCACATTGGCTCCAGGTAAACTAAACTCTCCCAGTCCGCCCTGCACAGAGGATCCAGTTTGATTAACCACACAGCAACGTTTACACTCATCTCTGACTTTACTAAAATGAGGTGTGCTGAGTTGGTCGGTGTATTTTTAGACTGTGCATGCAGAACTTTGCCTGAGATCATCCTTTAATGTTCGGGGGGTTAGCGGTAAACCGAATCTCTTTAGAAACCCACTGGTGATGCTGGGGTGCCTCCAAGTGCCCTTAGCCAGTTAGTATTAGTCAGCATAAAAAGTAGTCTCTACAATTCACCAAGATAGGATGTTGATTGAGACATTGTTGAGtgtattatttcttattttagcTGTAATTTTCAATTGCTAACAGCAATCGCTTTGAGGAGAGATTTTGCTTTATTGGGTTTTTATAAATCATAGTTTTTGATTGGCAGAACTTTTTTATACACTATGTTTTAAAATGGTTAGAATGATATTCGACATtgattaaattttatttatgcCCATGAGATTAAGTATCATAAACCTTTTTAGTCTCCAGCCCATACAAAAAGAAACGTACGAGACACCATCAAAACATGTACAACGCAATCATGAAATCATGAATGTTGAAATCTGAGACAATCCAAATAGATAATTTGAATCTATTGTTCCACTCTGGTTTTAGTcccataaaacacaaaacttgcCCTTTTTATGTACAGTATTGAAGACTGCAGTTGCACACATTTCCCCTTGGTTAGACTGAATGTAGAATCTGACTCAGTGGCATAGTGGTGTTTGAAAGTTATTTATGTTCTCAGTCATATGTGTAagcgataaaataaaaaatgaaagtgatgaaatAGATAAACAGCTATTTGGATTATAGTATAGTCTGTTTCCAAATATAGTATAGTCTCACCTTAGAGAAAATACCTAATATCCACTTTCACCCAAGGAAGGGTCACCCTAAATTTTACCCTCAGAGTGAGCTGCAGTACGTTTGCTTTAACCTGACATTGATCATTTGACCCATCCTcactattttaaaataaataaatgactctGTTCCTTTGCTTTCACACAGCAAATTGAGTCATAAGACcagcaaatgaaacatttgcacAAACATCAGATCATTTTTCTGTATTGATATTAGGTATTTTCACACTTAACAAAGTGTaactcttgttttattttaagaaagtgTCAAGGAATCACAATCAGACACAGAACAATATCACATAAAGCTGCacaaaaaacaagctgttttaGTCTGTGTATTGACTGGCAGAAATTGTCGGTAAATAGAGTTATTTGATTAGTTCTGTATATTCTAATGCTATTGCTAGATAAACACTTCCCttttctgcagctctttgtctttttggcTCAGTCATTTTTCTATGCAGAGTAAAAGTTAATCACGGGGGAGTTGTTTTAAACcttgaatgaaaacatgcaaGATCAGCATGAATCCTAAATGTCTGTGCAATATACAGTTTTATGTTCTTTGATCACTTCAAATGAAATACTGAcaagattttgaaaaaaatgttgaacgCTCCACATTTTGTATTGAAATCTGTACTTTGTGGAATGTGTTGCGGTGCCTCGTGATGGATATTAGACCCCCAGAGAAAATAGTTCTTTATTTTGATTATATGAACGtgactgctttgtgtgtgttttgcaatttgtttatttattgagtGACTGTATTTGTTATAgcttctgctttttattttgtgaaatttctGAATCTGGCATGGAAAAGGCATGACAGCTGTTACGGCTATGAACAATAAaggaaatatgacaaatatgtGAATACAGTGTTACAATATGTTTCTACGGTGGATGAAAAATGGGCATGAGAAGTGGTTGCTGGTTAGATATGCATAGAGCTGTTGTGAATTTCCTCTTAATTGTTCTTGAATATATCTCAAAAATGACCTGTTTCACAAATCTACAGTTGACACTCATATCACGTCTTCCATGTAAACACCATATGACCAAAAGCAAAATGAGACTCAAAACCAGGATTCTGGAGCACATGTAAATGCACATATTAGGTCTTCAGTTCAGGCTGAGGGCACTCCCTCCCCTGACAACCCAtaattatgtgtgtattttcaccAGGGACGACTCACATTTCAACCACAAACAAAACTATTAACTGCTCCCAGGGATTCTCGGGAGTATTTGATAGGAAGGCTTTATAAGGATTGGAAAGTATCTCTATGACATTTGTTGCACATCTTCAGCCGGTTTTGTCATGCTGAGTATTTCCTAATACCCCAAATTGGGAAGGGACCATCTGGGCGAAGGGTTGTTCGCCTTGATCCTTGAGGACCTTGAGGGCTCCTCCTGACCTGTAGATATAAAGCATGAAGTCTTTTAGGTTTGCTGACTCTGGAGGGGAGCTGAAGCTGACTGCAGCCTGAAGAGGATCTCTGAGGTAAGAAATGAGACAAGTTGTAAACGAAAGAAATTGCTGATTTGGTATTATATTCTTAAAATTCATTATATATTCATTAAATTATGTTTAGCTGCTTCAATTTCAGGGCACTGGACggtgttttaaattaatttccagGTTCTTTCGCATGCTAACCTGCTCTGACCGCTGCAGATGTCCAAAGCAAAGGCTGCACCCCCTCCTGGGTGCACTCTGAACATCACCGATCCTCAGGTCCAGGAGGCTGCCATCCGAATCCAAGCCTCATATCGTGGCCACAGGTTTGAAGATATCCAGTGTCTGTTGGGGTCATTGACTTTCAAGTTCCTTTTGTGCAGAGTTCGTGTAAATCATGCAAGGCTTGAGCTTTCACACGTATTCAGCATGGGAAGTGAAAAGACAAGGCAATTTTTATATgtttccaaaatcaaaaataagacaaacacaTCCACTGCAGGGGCTGATCAGCCAGGTGTTTGTATAACTGAGTCAGAATGAGCTCTTTTGAAAGGAGACATTCAAAAGACTTCACTTGTTTACCCCAATTTGAGCTATTAAAACATGTCATCCTTCGCCATGACAGAAGGCTCTTAAACTCacattcttgtttgtttgaggcACATTGAACCCATTATAGTATAAAATGCCTGTGAagtgaatttttatttaactgtgttTCTGAAATAGGTCACGTAAAGAGCTGCGGGAGAAAGGCCCCCCAAAGATCCTGCAGGAGCTCAAAGATGTGGTTCTTGTTGAGGGCAGCGCGGCAAAGCTGGAGTGCAGAGTTAGCGCTTTCCCAGACCCTTTCATTGTCTGGTACAAGGATGGCAAAGAGTTGAAGGATGGTCCCAAGTACCGTTATGTTTTTGAAGACCCAGATTTTGTGGCACTGGTGGTTCGAGATGGGGTTCTTGCTGATCTGGGAAAATACACTGTTGCCATTAAAAATCCATTCGGAGAAACACATGGATCTGCCTGTATTCTTGTGGAAGGTGTGTACAGATTGCTAGTGCTAGCTATTACTTGAGTCAATATTGAATAGCCTACCTCTGATCTTTAACAAATCACGCAGCTGACAGAGTATTTGCATTATGGTCTCCCAGTCCCTGCTAAGGTTTCTAAGGGCCCAGACAATCTAAAAGCCAAGAGAGGCACAACGGTGGCGCTCAAGGCTGAAATAAGTGGGGAGCCTCCACCAGACGTTGCCTGGCTCAAAGATGGAGATGACATTGAAGAAGACGACAGGTAGGCTTTCTAGGTGATTTGATTAGGAGATGTGCTATATTATTATCTTTTTGAGGCTGTCTGTACATATAGTAATagtaaaatatttatgaaatgATTGCTTCCGTATCATTAAATACATATTTGAAACTAATGTGATTGTGATCCTAATTCTTGGAGAAATTTTTATATAATAAACAGTGATAATAAAGCTGCTTTAATTGTCTTTCAGGGTGTTCTTTGACGTCGGAGATACCAGCACAATATTGAccatcaaaaatgcaaaactgtcTGATGCAGGCAAGTATGAGGTGTTTGTGGAGAACAATCTGGGCACAGATCAATCTTTCGCTCGCATCGACATCCTCTGATGCAACGTATCTACTAGCAACTACAGCGACGCCAACACAATGAGCCTTTGTTCTCTGACAGACAGTTAATTAATCTTATTAATTTCAACCTGCACAGAactcaataaataaacaaattgcAATTATgctcaaacaacaaaaagaaaactttttttgctggcatttgtgtattttaccATGTATTATTCAGTATTCAGTTTG is a window encoding:
- the LOC124067285 gene encoding SPEG neighbor protein-like encodes the protein MSKAKAAPPPGCTLNITDPQVQEAAIRIQASYRGHRSRKELREKGPPKILQELKDVVLVEGSAAKLECRVSAFPDPFIVWYKDGKELKDGPKYRYVFEDPDFVALVVRDGVLADLGKYTVAIKNPFGETHGSACILVEVPAKVSKGPDNLKAKRGTTVALKAEISGEPPPDVAWLKDGDDIEEDDRVFFDVGDTSTILTIKNAKLSDAGKYEVFVENNLGTDQSFARIDIL